The following are from one region of the Paenibacillus protaetiae genome:
- a CDS encoding NAD-dependent epimerase/dehydratase family protein, with the protein MKCIVTGAAGFIGSYLCFYLKSKGHNVVPLGRKLPQSFLNALQPEEWLEADVTSEQTPQLNAKADLIIHLASANEVVSRNVQAGLAVSVLGTKNMLDMAVHNGIPHFLFFSTLQVYGTEPVGRLIESGPVAPVNDYALNHLFAEHYVEMYTRKGLLRGAVIRPANVFGKFSAETVNRWTMVPACFCLEAVEQQTITIRSSGKQTRNFVSLENVSRAAEAVAVHFPDTYTVVHAASGRTVSIEEVALMTSHIYKELTGIEAVVCKTNAEPQASNVFSVSLEKLASFPGYAPDEKMTLETEIRGLLMSLLERDGQ; encoded by the coding sequence ATGAAATGTATCGTAACCGGCGCTGCCGGTTTTATCGGAAGCTATTTATGCTTCTATCTGAAAAGCAAAGGCCATAACGTGGTGCCGCTGGGCCGCAAGCTGCCGCAATCGTTTCTTAATGCACTGCAGCCGGAAGAGTGGCTGGAGGCGGATGTAACAAGCGAACAGACGCCGCAGCTGAACGCGAAAGCTGATCTGATCATCCATCTCGCTTCTGCAAACGAGGTGGTGTCGCGCAATGTGCAGGCAGGTCTGGCTGTATCGGTGCTCGGCACCAAAAACATGCTCGATATGGCGGTTCATAACGGCATACCGCATTTTCTATTCTTTTCTACTTTGCAAGTATACGGAACGGAGCCGGTGGGGCGCCTGATCGAGTCGGGGCCGGTTGCTCCGGTCAACGATTATGCGCTAAATCATTTGTTCGCCGAGCATTATGTCGAGATGTACACCCGCAAAGGGCTTCTCCGCGGCGCCGTCATCCGGCCGGCCAATGTATTCGGCAAGTTCAGCGCAGAAACGGTAAACCGCTGGACGATGGTGCCGGCCTGCTTTTGCCTCGAGGCGGTAGAGCAGCAGACGATTACGATTCGTTCTTCCGGGAAGCAAACCCGCAACTTTGTCAGCCTGGAAAATGTTTCGCGGGCGGCGGAAGCGGTGGCGGTTCATTTTCCAGATACGTATACGGTTGTTCATGCGGCATCCGGCCGTACGGTTTCCATTGAGGAAGTGGCGCTGATGACCAGCCATATCTACAAGGAGCTGACCGGAATAGAGGCGGTTGTCTGCAAGACGAATGCAGAGCCGCAGGCGTCTAATGTTTTTAGCGTATCGCTCGAAAAGCTGGCGTCCTTCCCGGGTTACGCGCCCGACGAGAAGATGACGCTGGAGACGGAAATTCGCGGGTTATTGATGAGCCTGCTGGAACGGGACGGGCAATAA
- a CDS encoding glycosyltransferase family 4 protein — translation MRIVHVAPCHETVPPSKDGGTERIVHELTEGLVQAGHEVILYAPPGSSSSGTLITYPSRDMPEDQIARFVRSTMPKGTALVHDHTFSSAVGRMKPFPVPVICTLHLPTNNQVEHPVYVSSRALQLFGGSKGSFVYNGIRLEQYQFSEQKESYLLFIGRIIREKGIQHALDIADQTGEKLIIAGPIHDPGLFDQLIKPRIQRNRNISYVGPVGGQHKQDLLKHAKCVLFPSIWEEPFGLVMVEAMACGTPVLALNNGATSEVLAGFPEYLCQTPEEMIQKLPRISSIATPAMLRQYVADRFTTLQMTYRYLHLYEQVAARHNAESKKASSARAGFSSKSGKPNQLRNKTKKMARKRNKTLKR, via the coding sequence TTGAGAATCGTTCATGTTGCTCCCTGTCACGAAACCGTCCCCCCGTCCAAGGACGGCGGGACGGAACGGATCGTTCATGAGCTGACGGAAGGGCTGGTTCAAGCCGGCCATGAAGTTATTTTATACGCTCCGCCCGGCAGCAGCAGCAGCGGCACTCTAATAACCTATCCGAGCCGGGATATGCCGGAGGACCAGATCGCCCGCTTCGTACGAAGCACGATGCCGAAAGGAACCGCTCTTGTTCATGACCATACGTTCAGTTCGGCTGTCGGGAGAATGAAGCCTTTTCCGGTTCCCGTCATCTGCACCTTGCACCTGCCGACGAACAATCAGGTAGAGCATCCTGTATATGTCAGCAGCCGCGCCCTTCAGCTGTTCGGCGGCAGCAAGGGCAGCTTTGTATATAACGGGATCCGATTGGAGCAATATCAATTCAGCGAGCAAAAGGAATCGTATTTGTTGTTTATCGGCCGGATCATTCGGGAAAAAGGCATTCAGCATGCGCTTGACATCGCCGACCAAACAGGCGAAAAGCTCATTATTGCAGGGCCTATTCATGACCCCGGGTTGTTCGATCAGCTCATTAAACCCCGTATTCAGCGCAACCGTAACATCAGCTATGTCGGCCCGGTGGGCGGCCAGCACAAGCAGGATTTGCTGAAGCATGCCAAATGCGTCTTATTCCCTTCCATTTGGGAAGAGCCGTTTGGCCTTGTTATGGTGGAAGCGATGGCCTGCGGCACTCCTGTGCTGGCATTAAATAACGGCGCAACCAGCGAAGTACTCGCCGGTTTTCCGGAGTATCTATGCCAGACGCCAGAGGAAATGATACAAAAGCTTCCTCGTATTTCGAGCATAGCAACCCCTGCCATGCTCCGCCAATATGTAGCGGACCGTTTTACAACCTTACAGATGACCTATCGGTATCTCCATCTCTACGAACAAGTGGCGGCCCGCCATAATGCCGAATCGAAGAAGGCTTCATCCGCCAGGGCCGGCTTTAGCAGCAAATCCGGCAAACCCAATCAGCTGCGCAATAAAACAAAAAAAATGGCGCGCAAGCGCAACAAAACATTGAAACGATAA
- the rfbG gene encoding CDP-glucose 4,6-dehydratase yields MEEVTSDPFWLGKKVFLTGHTGFKGAWLSLWLTKLGASVTGYSAGVPTKPSLFELAGISRLVNSVDGDVRDRSKLTAALAAADPDIVIHMAAQPLVRESYRRPVDTYETNVLGTLYLLEAARTWNESGGRIKSIVNVTTDKCYDNKEWVWGYREYEPLGGHDPYSNSKACSELVTHAYRSSFFPIGAYERHGVGVATARAGNVIGGGDWAEDRLLPDCFRALLNGEAIPIRHPHSIRPWQHVLEPLSGYLLLAKKLYLEGADFAQSWNFGPNDTDARPVEWIVQHICNIWGEGASYHVHKTDNLHEAAYLKLDCSKAKSALGWQPRWSLETALSHITEWMLAYRSGENMRQFSLKQIEVYEAAAQGGSSL; encoded by the coding sequence ATGGAAGAAGTAACGTCGGACCCTTTCTGGCTCGGAAAAAAAGTGTTTCTAACCGGCCACACCGGCTTCAAGGGCGCCTGGCTGTCGCTTTGGCTGACTAAACTGGGCGCCAGCGTCACCGGCTATTCGGCAGGCGTGCCAACAAAACCCAGCTTGTTCGAGCTGGCTGGCATCAGCCGACTCGTGAACAGCGTTGATGGCGATGTCCGGGACCGGAGCAAGCTTACAGCCGCTTTGGCTGCTGCCGACCCCGATATCGTCATTCATATGGCGGCGCAGCCGCTTGTACGGGAATCGTACCGGCGGCCGGTGGATACGTACGAGACGAACGTGTTAGGAACGTTATATTTGCTCGAAGCGGCCAGAACGTGGAATGAATCGGGCGGCCGCATTAAATCAATCGTTAATGTAACAACCGATAAATGTTACGACAATAAGGAATGGGTATGGGGCTATCGTGAATATGAGCCGCTTGGCGGGCATGACCCTTACTCCAACAGCAAAGCTTGCTCGGAGCTTGTCACGCACGCCTACCGCAGCTCCTTTTTCCCCATCGGAGCTTATGAGCGGCATGGCGTTGGCGTGGCAACAGCCAGAGCCGGCAATGTCATTGGAGGCGGGGACTGGGCGGAGGACCGGCTGCTGCCGGACTGCTTCCGCGCCTTGCTGAACGGCGAAGCGATCCCGATTCGCCATCCGCATTCCATTCGGCCTTGGCAGCATGTACTGGAGCCGCTTAGCGGTTATTTGCTGCTCGCCAAGAAGCTGTATCTGGAAGGGGCGGATTTTGCCCAAAGCTGGAATTTTGGACCTAACGATACCGATGCACGCCCCGTCGAGTGGATCGTCCAGCATATTTGCAATATATGGGGAGAAGGCGCAAGCTACCATGTGCACAAAACGGACAATTTGCATGAAGCGGCCTATTTAAAGCTGGACTGCTCCAAAGCCAAAAGCGCTCTCGGCTGGCAGCCGCGCTGGAGTTTGGAGACGGCGCTGTCGCATATTACCGAATGGATGCTTGCTTACCGCAGCGGCGAAAATATGCGCCAATTTTCATTAAAGCAAATCGAAGTGTACGAGGCCGCAGCACAAGGAGGATCATCGCTTTGA
- the rfbF gene encoding glucose-1-phosphate cytidylyltransferase, which produces MKVVILAGGFGTRISEESQSKPKPMIEIGGKPILWHIMRIYSHYGFNEFIICLGYKSHVIMDYFANYDRNHSTVTYHLAGGDTFVHDRTTEPWKVTLVDTGLDTMTGGRIKRIAPYVGNEPFMLTYGDGLASIDINELLDFHKKQGKLATVTAVQPDGRFGALQISEDHLVQRFFEKPKGDDNWVNGGFFVLQPEVFSYLEGDDTVFEKDPLEKLAKDGQLAAYRFDGFWQPMDTLRDKNMLEQIWNKGSAPWKK; this is translated from the coding sequence ATGAAAGTCGTTATTTTGGCAGGAGGATTTGGAACGAGAATCAGCGAGGAATCGCAATCCAAGCCGAAGCCAATGATTGAAATCGGGGGCAAGCCGATTTTGTGGCATATTATGCGAATTTATTCGCATTACGGCTTTAACGAGTTTATTATTTGCCTCGGTTACAAAAGCCACGTCATTATGGATTATTTCGCCAACTATGATCGTAATCATTCGACCGTGACTTATCATTTAGCAGGCGGAGATACATTCGTCCACGACCGGACGACTGAACCGTGGAAAGTTACGCTGGTCGATACCGGGCTGGATACGATGACCGGCGGCCGCATTAAGCGGATTGCCCCGTACGTCGGGAACGAGCCGTTTATGCTGACATACGGCGACGGCCTCGCTTCCATCGACATTAACGAGCTGCTCGACTTTCATAAAAAACAAGGAAAACTGGCTACTGTAACGGCCGTACAGCCTGACGGGCGGTTCGGAGCACTTCAAATCAGCGAGGATCATCTGGTGCAGCGTTTCTTCGAAAAACCAAAAGGTGACGACAACTGGGTAAACGGCGGATTTTTTGTTCTGCAGCCCGAAGTATTCTCCTATCTGGAAGGAGACGACACCGTATTCGAAAAGGACCCGCTCGAAAAGCTGGCAAAAGACGGCCAGCTGGCAGCATACCGGTTCGACGGTTTCTGGCAGCCTATGGATACGCTCCGCGACAAAAATATGCTGGAGCAAATTTGGAACAAAGGAAGTGCGCCATGGAAGAAGTAA
- a CDS encoding glycosyltransferase, which translates to MIICTVSSASHLGRVKIMAESAKKHHPEAVIVLLLIERNIPSAAYSRFIDHIFLAKQIGVPHFEMYMLQRNIHEAAYALKAHLIRFLFQHYPGEQLILMLDSDTKVYSPLSEAVAALHGNPIVVTPHELYDAKESYMQHGIFNTGFIGLRRSEEAFRFLNWWMRRVDRYGFDENYNRGLFYEQNWMNLAPALFSVYTLQHPGYNVAYWNLFERGKHFTGSAKTGYRVNGFPLRFFHFSHAEHPLPQIIREHARTSAIQQMYAGYMRELRKFSSKRSVPWSYNADERGVPITKAAKEEARAAFLALEDPGMPVYPGLPDDIGEPALPADNHQRPLRIVQVLSNAPNAYPLPPTNQGGTEKVVHELTERLVQLGHDVYVYAARGSRSSANVIPYPKGLAPAAIGRFVARTLPANTDIIHDHTFNSALSSIRLPAPVVSSHHIPVRHQGVNPVYVSQNALRVNGRNHGRYVYNGINLNEYEFSDTKQNYLLFMGRIMKEKGVMHAIQVAEKTKLPLVIAGPIKDHKLFQKQIRPKLKSLPNVKYVGAVGGAAKQNLLKHARWLLFTSTWEEPFGLTMVEAMACGTPVLALAKGAVPEVLAGFPNLICQSVDEMAVKAVSSKPPSPQELRRYAEERFSRERMTDDYIQLYRSLISAAPPRMQPLRAAAKAKPGATRRKRRPHASARRGKYGKSARKPQKRLQKTGNRRVRKTAGKRATRIRRAGKPHRLKAK; encoded by the coding sequence TTGATTATATGTACCGTATCATCAGCCTCTCATCTGGGCCGCGTGAAAATTATGGCGGAATCAGCTAAAAAACATCATCCTGAGGCCGTGATCGTTCTTCTGCTCATCGAAAGAAACATTCCCTCCGCTGCGTACAGCCGTTTCATCGACCATATTTTTTTAGCAAAGCAAATTGGGGTTCCGCACTTCGAGATGTATATGCTGCAGCGGAATATTCACGAGGCGGCCTACGCGCTGAAGGCGCATTTGATCCGCTTCCTGTTCCAGCATTACCCCGGCGAGCAGCTAATCTTAATGCTGGATTCCGATACCAAGGTGTACAGCCCGTTATCCGAAGCGGTAGCAGCCTTGCACGGCAATCCGATCGTCGTGACGCCGCACGAGCTTTACGACGCCAAAGAAAGCTATATGCAGCATGGTATTTTTAACACCGGCTTTATCGGGCTGCGAAGATCGGAGGAGGCGTTCCGCTTTTTAAACTGGTGGATGCGCCGCGTGGACCGCTACGGGTTTGATGAAAACTACAACCGCGGTTTATTTTATGAACAAAACTGGATGAATTTAGCCCCGGCCTTGTTTTCGGTCTATACGCTGCAGCATCCGGGGTACAACGTCGCTTATTGGAATTTGTTCGAAAGAGGCAAACATTTCACAGGCAGCGCCAAAACCGGGTACCGCGTCAATGGCTTTCCGCTGCGCTTCTTCCACTTCTCCCATGCGGAGCATCCTCTGCCGCAAATCATACGCGAGCATGCGCGGACGAGCGCGATTCAGCAAATGTATGCGGGTTATATGCGGGAACTCCGCAAATTCAGCAGCAAACGCTCCGTTCCATGGAGCTATAACGCCGATGAACGGGGCGTTCCGATTACAAAAGCCGCAAAGGAAGAAGCGCGCGCTGCCTTCCTTGCGCTTGAGGATCCCGGCATGCCGGTTTATCCGGGACTGCCGGATGATATAGGGGAACCGGCCTTACCGGCGGATAATCATCAGCGGCCTCTTCGTATCGTCCAAGTGTTGTCCAACGCTCCTAATGCCTATCCGCTCCCTCCAACCAATCAGGGAGGCACGGAAAAAGTCGTTCACGAGCTGACGGAACGCCTCGTTCAACTAGGCCACGACGTTTACGTCTACGCAGCAAGGGGAAGCCGTTCCAGCGCCAACGTGATTCCTTATCCAAAAGGCCTGGCTCCGGCAGCGATCGGGCGATTCGTTGCCCGGACTCTGCCGGCTAATACGGATATTATTCACGATCATACTTTCAACTCCGCGCTAAGCAGTATCCGATTGCCCGCTCCCGTAGTGAGCAGCCACCATATCCCCGTCAGGCATCAAGGCGTTAATCCGGTATATGTGAGCCAGAACGCGCTGCGCGTCAACGGGCGCAATCACGGACGGTACGTGTATAACGGGATCAATCTGAACGAATACGAATTCAGCGATACGAAGCAAAACTACTTGCTGTTTATGGGACGCATCATGAAAGAAAAAGGCGTGATGCACGCCATACAAGTGGCCGAAAAAACAAAGCTGCCGCTTGTCATCGCCGGGCCGATCAAAGACCACAAGCTGTTTCAGAAGCAAATCCGCCCTAAATTAAAGTCATTGCCAAACGTGAAGTATGTCGGGGCAGTAGGCGGAGCGGCAAAGCAAAATTTGCTTAAACATGCGCGCTGGCTGCTGTTTACTTCTACATGGGAGGAACCGTTTGGCTTAACGATGGTTGAAGCGATGGCATGCGGCACACCGGTGCTTGCACTGGCTAAAGGGGCTGTGCCGGAAGTGCTTGCCGGCTTTCCGAATCTCATCTGCCAGTCCGTGGACGAAATGGCCGTCAAGGCGGTTAGCAGCAAGCCCCCTTCGCCCCAGGAGCTGCGGCGTTACGCCGAAGAACGCTTCTCAAGAGAACGGATGACCGACGATTATATCCAGCTGTACCGCTCCCTAATTTCCGCTGCTCCTCCGCGTATGCAGCCTTTGCGCGCCGCCGCAAAAGCAAAACCTGGAGCAACGCGGCGGAAACGCCGGCCGCACGCGTCCGCAAGACGCGGCAAATATGGAAAATCGGCGCGAAAACCACAGAAGCGGCTGCAAAAAACAGGCAATCGTCGTGTCCGCAAAACCGCGGGCAAGCGGGCAACCCGCATCAGGCGGGCCGGCAAGCCGCACCGCTTGAAAGCCAAATAA
- a CDS encoding alpha-N-arabinofuranosidase gives MASHRASIIIDKDFQVGEVDKRIYGSFIEHLGRAVYGGIYEPDHPQADEQGFRTDVLELVKAIQVPIVRYPGGNFVSGYNWEDGVGPKEQRPRKLDLAWRTTETNQVGLNEFMDWCKKANAEAMMAVNLGTRGADEARNLLEYANYAGGSYWSDLRIQHGYTRPHNIKTWCLGNEMDGPWQIGGKTAAEYGRLASETAKVMRWTDPSVELVVCGSSSIYMNTYPEWEATVLDLTYDQVDYISLHTYYGNHKGDSANFLAQSLGMDSFIHTVVSICDYTQAKKRSKKKVNLSFDEWNVWYHSNNQDKKIEPWSIAPPQLEDVYNHEDALVVGCMLISLLKRADRVKMACLAQLVNVIAPIMTENGGAAWKQTIFYPYMHASLFGRGTVLVPLVKSDKYDCADYTDVPYVEAVAVHNEELGEVTIFAVNRHLEQAIPFEIDLRSFVKGQIIEHIVLESSDLKAANTAAEPNRVAPHNRGNAAVTDNGKIEAVLPKASWNVIRIHV, from the coding sequence ATGGCAAGCCATCGGGCATCTATCATTATTGACAAGGACTTTCAAGTTGGCGAAGTGGACAAACGGATTTACGGCTCTTTTATCGAGCATTTGGGAAGGGCGGTTTACGGCGGCATTTACGAGCCGGATCATCCGCAAGCGGATGAGCAAGGTTTTCGCACGGACGTGCTGGAGCTGGTGAAAGCGATTCAAGTGCCGATTGTACGTTATCCCGGCGGCAATTTTGTATCCGGTTACAATTGGGAGGACGGCGTTGGCCCTAAAGAACAGCGCCCGCGCAAGCTGGACCTCGCCTGGCGCACGACGGAAACGAATCAGGTGGGCTTAAACGAATTTATGGACTGGTGCAAAAAAGCGAACGCCGAGGCGATGATGGCCGTTAACCTCGGAACAAGAGGGGCGGATGAAGCGAGAAATTTGCTCGAATACGCCAATTATGCCGGCGGCTCTTATTGGAGCGATCTGCGCATTCAGCACGGCTATACGCGGCCGCATAATATTAAAACATGGTGCCTCGGCAATGAAATGGACGGGCCATGGCAAATCGGGGGGAAAACAGCGGCCGAATACGGCCGGCTGGCGAGCGAGACTGCTAAAGTAATGCGCTGGACCGATCCGTCGGTTGAACTTGTCGTGTGCGGCAGCTCCAGCATCTACATGAATACGTATCCGGAATGGGAAGCGACCGTGCTTGATTTGACTTACGATCAGGTAGATTACATTTCGCTGCATACCTATTACGGCAACCATAAAGGGGATTCCGCGAATTTTTTGGCACAATCGCTGGGCATGGACAGCTTCATTCATACGGTTGTATCTATCTGCGATTACACGCAGGCGAAAAAAAGAAGCAAAAAGAAAGTCAACCTGTCGTTTGATGAATGGAACGTATGGTATCATTCTAATAATCAGGATAAGAAGATCGAACCGTGGTCCATTGCACCGCCGCAGCTCGAAGATGTATACAACCATGAAGATGCGCTTGTTGTCGGCTGCATGCTCATCAGCCTGCTGAAGCGGGCAGACCGGGTCAAGATGGCGTGTCTGGCCCAGCTCGTAAACGTGATTGCGCCGATTATGACGGAGAACGGCGGCGCTGCCTGGAAACAGACGATTTTTTATCCATACATGCATGCCAGCTTGTTCGGGCGCGGAACCGTGCTAGTCCCGCTCGTGAAATCGGATAAATACGATTGCGCCGATTATACCGATGTTCCGTATGTGGAAGCGGTAGCGGTCCATAACGAAGAGCTTGGCGAAGTCACGATATTTGCGGTCAACCGCCATCTGGAGCAGGCAATCCCGTTTGAAATCGACCTGCGCAGCTTTGTGAAGGGCCAGATTATCGAGCATATCGTGCTCGAAAGCAGCGATTTGAAAGCAGCCAACACGGCGGCGGAGCCGAACCGGGTTGCGCCCCATAACAGAGGCAATGCTGCGGTTACGGATAACGGAAAAATCGAGGCTGTTCTTCCGAAAGCGTCCTGGAACGTTATCCGCATTCATGTATAA
- a CDS encoding ArsR/SmtB family transcription factor → MIRANTNPVWLPLYEALASSVRLSIIDLLAAKPMNVKQLAEELELSSAIVSMHIRKLEKAGIVETRMVRLNGGTHKICSLLEHSIAIDLPRERQEPVKQHEASIPVGHYTQFEVHPTCGIATSDKVIGQFDDPRFFNEPERMNASIIWFAKGYVEYKIPNYLLPGEQPTELEISLEIGSEAPGSNANWPSDISFTLNGIPIGMWTSPGDYGDRRGKFTPDWWMDSINQYGLLKVIRIQHNGTFIDGQKMSDVSIHDIGLDRNHWTFRLAVQEDAVHAGGLTIYGKGFGNYNQDMLFRVFYRSPEEGKR, encoded by the coding sequence ATGATCAGGGCAAATACGAACCCGGTTTGGCTGCCGCTGTACGAGGCGCTGGCCAGCAGCGTGCGGCTGTCCATTATTGACCTGCTGGCGGCCAAGCCCATGAATGTCAAACAGCTGGCCGAGGAGCTGGAGTTAAGCAGTGCGATCGTGTCGATGCATATCCGCAAGCTGGAGAAAGCAGGCATCGTAGAGACGCGTATGGTCCGTTTGAACGGCGGCACCCATAAAATATGCTCGCTGCTGGAGCATTCGATCGCCATCGACCTGCCGCGGGAACGCCAGGAACCGGTGAAGCAGCATGAAGCCAGCATACCGGTCGGCCACTACACCCAGTTTGAAGTGCATCCGACCTGCGGCATCGCTACCTCGGACAAAGTAATCGGGCAATTTGACGATCCCCGCTTTTTTAATGAGCCGGAGCGGATGAACGCTTCTATTATCTGGTTTGCGAAAGGTTACGTAGAATATAAGATCCCGAATTATTTGCTGCCGGGCGAGCAGCCGACGGAACTGGAAATTTCGCTTGAAATCGGTTCTGAAGCGCCGGGTTCCAATGCCAATTGGCCGTCCGATATTTCGTTCACGCTCAACGGGATTCCAATCGGCATGTGGACAAGCCCCGGTGATTACGGCGACCGGAGAGGGAAGTTTACGCCGGACTGGTGGATGGATTCCATTAATCAATACGGCCTTCTGAAAGTGATCCGCATTCAGCATAACGGCACCTTTATCGACGGTCAGAAAATGTCGGACGTTAGTATCCACGATATTGGCCTCGACCGCAATCATTGGACATTCAGGCTTGCGGTTCAAGAAGATGCGGTTCATGCCGGAGGGCTGACCATCTATGGCAAAGGCTTCGGCAATTACAATCAAGATATGCTTTTTCGCGTATTTTACCGCAGTCCTGAAGAGGGGAAGCGCTAA
- a CDS encoding ABC transporter permease: protein MKQATAPGTQTASKPIRRTWRISRLKRDKWLYVLLLPGLLYFLIFKYVPMWGVLLAFKNYQPFTGFWKSEWVGFDHFKVFFENPEFFMLLRNTLVLSLYNLIFYFPAPIVLALLLNEIRRAVFKRTIQTMIYVPHFISMVIVASLTYVFLTTEGGAVNELLYQYTGNKIQFLSDPGWFRPLIILQLIWKDCGWGTIIFLAALSAVDLEQYEAATIDGANRWRQIWHITLPAIRSTIVILLILRMGQVLDNGFEQIYLMLNPLNRSVGEVFDTYVYTMGITQGAFSYSTAVGLFKSVIGVTLVLGTNWLAKKFGESGLY, encoded by the coding sequence ATGAAGCAAGCAACCGCTCCGGGGACGCAGACGGCCAGTAAGCCGATTCGCCGCACATGGCGCATTTCACGCTTGAAGCGGGACAAATGGCTGTATGTGCTTCTGCTTCCGGGATTGCTTTACTTTTTAATTTTTAAATACGTGCCGATGTGGGGCGTACTGCTTGCATTCAAAAACTATCAGCCGTTTACGGGGTTTTGGAAAAGCGAGTGGGTCGGGTTCGATCATTTTAAAGTGTTTTTTGAGAACCCCGAGTTTTTTATGCTGCTTCGCAATACGCTTGTTTTATCGCTGTACAATCTGATTTTCTATTTTCCGGCGCCGATCGTGCTGGCCCTGCTGCTGAATGAAATCAGGCGGGCCGTATTCAAGCGTACCATCCAAACGATGATCTACGTCCCGCATTTTATATCAATGGTTATCGTTGCGAGCTTGACCTATGTATTTCTGACGACCGAAGGCGGCGCTGTAAATGAGCTGCTTTATCAATATACAGGAAATAAAATCCAGTTCTTGTCCGATCCGGGATGGTTCCGGCCGCTCATCATTTTGCAGCTGATCTGGAAAGATTGCGGCTGGGGCACCATTATCTTTTTGGCGGCGCTTTCCGCCGTTGATTTGGAGCAATATGAAGCCGCCACGATAGACGGCGCCAACCGTTGGAGGCAAATTTGGCATATTACGCTGCCGGCTATCCGCAGCACGATCGTCATTTTGCTTATTTTGCGGATGGGCCAGGTGCTCGATAACGGCTTTGAACAAATCTATTTGATGTTAAATCCGCTTAACCGCTCAGTAGGCGAAGTGTTTGATACGTATGTGTACACAATGGGGATTACGCAAGGCGCCTTCAGTTACAGCACCGCGGTTGGCTTATTTAAATCGGTTATTGGCGTCACGCTCGTGCTCGGCACGAACTGGCTGGCCAAGAAATTCGGCGAATCGGGGCTTTATTGA